Genomic segment of Cronobacter dublinensis subsp. dublinensis LMG 23823:
TATGATTCCCGCGACCCGCGCCGTACCAGCCAGCATAACTACGTCGTGACGGAATCCTACCTGCTGTACGGGCTGGAGATGGGCTGGGATACCGCCAAAGACCGCGACGACAGCCCGAATAACTACACGCACCCGTGGATGAAGGACTTCGCCGACCGCGTCTATCAGGCGCAGGAGAACCGCTACACCATCACCGGGGTGCTGACGGCCCGCTCCGAGCATCAGCTCGATAAAGCGCCGTACTTCGTTTACGACACCGTGTTCAGCGACGGCTTCAACTGGAACACCATTACCGATAAAGGCCAGTACGTGCCGCAGGTGGCCGCCGTGTCGCTTAAGGCGGCGCTCGGTATGTGGGTGCTGTGGGATTCGCCCTACACCGACCGTCTCTTTTCCACCATTGAGAACGCCAACGATCCGAAACAGGGATATTACGAAGGCATTTATGAGAACGGCGACGGGCCGATCAACGCTTTCACCGGCAACAACAACGGCATCATGCTCGAAGCGCTGCTCTATAAAAAACAGGGCAAGCTGCTGCGCTTTAACACCAACGATCCGAAGAGCAAAGATTACGCGCCGTCCCTGTGGGAGAAAAAACTGGTCGATCTGTTTGAGGACAACAACACCCGCCGCAACCGTCCGTTCCTGAACATGACGCCGGGCATCCAGAACTGGTGCCAGCAGAGCGGCACCGCGGTACGCAGCAAGCCGACCTGCCAGGCCTGCCAGTGCGCCACCTGTAACGATGACGAACCTGTGAAACTGCCACCGGTAACCGCGACATGCTTAAAACAGTAAGCCGTCTGCTGCTTATTCTCGCCGTACTGGGCGCGCTCGTCGCCTGGCTGTTGCTGCGCGATGACCGCGCCGGGTGGCGCTGGGTCTCGCACGGGGGCTGGCACACCACGGCGCGTATCAGCGCGCTCACGCCGCAGGAGCGCGAGTGGGCCGCCATCGCGTGGCGTTATTTCGAGAACAACACCCAGGACGCGACGGGGCTTGTGAACGGCAGCGATAAACGCCCCGTCGCTTCGCTCTGGCAGATAGGCGACGCGCTGATTGCCCTTACCGCCGCGCGCGAGCTGGATCTGGTGGATGAAAAGACCTTTGACGCCCGCCTGACCCGCCTGCTCGGCACCCTTAACCGCCTGCCGCTGACCAACCGCCAGACGCCAAACCGGCTCTACTCGACGTGGACGCCGGCGATGGTGGATTTCACCGGCAAGCCGGGCGTGATGGGCTGGTCGGCGCGCGATATGGCGCGCCTGATGCTGGCGCTGCGCCTGGTGGCGCAATATCACCCGCAGTACAGCGAATATCTGGAGCGCGTGGTGATGCGCTGGAATTTCTGTCCGGTCATCGATAAAGACGGCGCGCTCTATGCCGCGCAGATGCAGAACGGGCTGCTGGCGCCGCGCGACGAAATTCGGCTTGGTGAAAGCGAATACGCCGCCGCAGGTTTCAGCCTGTGGGGGTTTCAGCCCGCGAAAGCCTGGAGCCCGCCCTCGCAGAACGTGATCATGTACGAACGCGCGCTGCCGGTCGACGCCCGCGACCCGCGCACGACCTGGCAGCCGTCGCTTATCACCACGCTGCCTTATACCCTGCCGGGGCTGGAATTCGGCTGGGAAGTGCCGGGCGTCGATCGCGAAAAAATCGACAACCTGCGCGAGCGCGCGCATCTCGTTTATCTCACCCAGGAGAGCCGCTGGCAGCAGGAACGCATCCTTACCGCCCGCGCCGATTTCACGACCAGCGCCGCGCCGTGGCACGCCGCCGACACCGTCTGGGCCAACGGTTACGGGTGGAATACGCTCGGCGATGACGGCAAAGAGTATCCGCGCCTGGCCCAGGTCTCCACCAAAGCGGTGTTCTCGCTCTGGGTGCTGTGGGACACGCCCTACACCGACGCGCTGATGCAGGCGACCCGCCTGATGTATGACGAAAAGCGCGGCTGGTATGAAGGGCGCGTCGAAGCGACGGGCGACTATAACCGGTCGCTGACGCTCTCCACGAACGCCACCGTGCTGGAGGCGCTGTTTTACAAAGCCAACGGCGGCCCGCTGTTGTCCAGTGACGCCCCCGCCCCCGGCAGCTATTTCAGCCGCCGTCTGAGCGACGTGTTCAACCCCCTGCGCCAGTGTCTGCCTGGCGAGAGCCGCCCGGAGGTTCGCCGATGATGCTCTATCGGGATCTGTTTGATGAAAGCTACAGCCGTCTCTTTCCCAACGACGACAAGCAGCCCTTTTTCGAACGCTTCTACGCCCGTTTTATCCATATGACGCCGGAAACCGAACACCACTTCGCGGCGGTGGAGACGCAAACGTTGCGCCGGTTTGTTTATAAAAGCTTTTTCGCGATGCTAATGGTCGATGGCGTGCTTATGGTGCCCGACTTCCTGGAGCGGCTGGCGCGTCAGCAGGAGAGCAACGGCGTGCGCCTGCCGCCGAATTTTTTCGCCCACTGGCGGCGGGCTATCCTGGAGACCGTGGCGGAGCTGGATCCGAAGTGCGATGAAGAAGTGCTGACCGCCTGGGCAATGACCATCGCGCCAGGGCTTGAGTATATGCGCCGTCAGGCGGAGCTGAACTATCAGCCGG
This window contains:
- a CDS encoding DUF3131 domain-containing protein; amino-acid sequence: MTLRFLPQFLRFCACLFLLLGCTVTAQGRGQLPANDYPARHGELTAREMTMAKNAWQYFVVNYQPTTGLVNAVNQYPSTTMWDTGSYIGALVAARELGIIDKAEFDRRMLKLLGTLNKLDLFRSQVPNKAYNTITAQKVNYVNKPGEIGFSAIDIGRMLLWLKNVKERYPEYGNSVDNIVLGWDFTNVVDPCGTLYGSYLENNQPKYVQEGRLGYEEYASAGYQLWGFNTCQANRPEPYALADIYCVLVPYDSRDPRRTSQHNYVVTESYLLYGLEMGWDTAKDRDDSPNNYTHPWMKDFADRVYQAQENRYTITGVLTARSEHQLDKAPYFVYDTVFSDGFNWNTITDKGQYVPQVAAVSLKAALGMWVLWDSPYTDRLFSTIENANDPKQGYYEGIYENGDGPINAFTGNNNGIMLEALLYKKQGKLLRFNTNDPKSKDYAPSLWEKKLVDLFEDNNTRRNRPFLNMTPGIQNWCQQSGTAVRSKPTCQACQCATCNDDEPVKLPPVTATCLKQ
- a CDS encoding globin; its protein translation is MMLYRDLFDESYSRLFPNDDKQPFFERFYARFIHMTPETEHHFAAVETQTLRRFVYKSFFAMLMVDGVLMVPDFLERLARQQESNGVRLPPNFFAHWRRAILETVAELDPKCDEEVLTAWAMTIAPGLEYMRRQAELNYQPGAQP
- a CDS encoding DUF3131 domain-containing protein — protein: MLKTVSRLLLILAVLGALVAWLLLRDDRAGWRWVSHGGWHTTARISALTPQEREWAAIAWRYFENNTQDATGLVNGSDKRPVASLWQIGDALIALTAARELDLVDEKTFDARLTRLLGTLNRLPLTNRQTPNRLYSTWTPAMVDFTGKPGVMGWSARDMARLMLALRLVAQYHPQYSEYLERVVMRWNFCPVIDKDGALYAAQMQNGLLAPRDEIRLGESEYAAAGFSLWGFQPAKAWSPPSQNVIMYERALPVDARDPRTTWQPSLITTLPYTLPGLEFGWEVPGVDREKIDNLRERAHLVYLTQESRWQQERILTARADFTTSAAPWHAADTVWANGYGWNTLGDDGKEYPRLAQVSTKAVFSLWVLWDTPYTDALMQATRLMYDEKRGWYEGRVEATGDYNRSLTLSTNATVLEALFYKANGGPLLSSDAPAPGSYFSRRLSDVFNPLRQCLPGESRPEVRR